One genomic segment of Mustelus asterias chromosome 26, sMusAst1.hap1.1, whole genome shotgun sequence includes these proteins:
- the lsm4 gene encoding U6 snRNA-associated Sm-like protein LSm4 isoform X1 translates to MLPLSLLKTAQNHPMLVELKNGETYNGHLVSCDNWMNINLREVICTSRDGDKFWKMPECYIRGSTIKYLRIPDEIIDMVKEEVVSKGRGRGIQQQKQQQQQKGRGAGGGAGRGVFGGRGRGVAGANRGHEKKLGKLSGVKKL, encoded by the exons ATG CTTCCCCTCTCATTACTGAAGACAGCGCAGAATCATCCGATG CTTGTGGAGTTGAAGAATGGAGAAACGTACAACGGTCACCTGGTCAGCTGTGACAACTGGATGAATATTAACCTGCGAGAGGTGATTTGTACGTCCAGG GACGGGGATAAATTCTGGAAGATGCCAGAATGTTACATTCGGGGCAGCACCATTAAATATCTCCGTATCCCTGATGAAATCATCGACATGGTGAAAGAGGAGGTGGTGTCAAAGGGCAGAGGTCGCGGCATCCAGCAGCAgaagcagcagcaacagcagaaaGGGCGAGGAGCAGGAGGTGGAGCTGGCAGAG GTGTGTTTGGTGGCCGTGGCCGTGGAGTAGCCGGAGCAAATCGAGGACACGAGAAGAAGTTGGGAAAGTTATCGGGAGTGAAGAAATTGTGA
- the lsm4 gene encoding U6 snRNA-associated Sm-like protein LSm4 isoform X2, whose protein sequence is MLVELKNGETYNGHLVSCDNWMNINLREVICTSRDGDKFWKMPECYIRGSTIKYLRIPDEIIDMVKEEVVSKGRGRGIQQQKQQQQQKGRGAGGGAGRGVFGGRGRGVAGANRGHEKKLGKLSGVKKL, encoded by the exons ATG CTTGTGGAGTTGAAGAATGGAGAAACGTACAACGGTCACCTGGTCAGCTGTGACAACTGGATGAATATTAACCTGCGAGAGGTGATTTGTACGTCCAGG GACGGGGATAAATTCTGGAAGATGCCAGAATGTTACATTCGGGGCAGCACCATTAAATATCTCCGTATCCCTGATGAAATCATCGACATGGTGAAAGAGGAGGTGGTGTCAAAGGGCAGAGGTCGCGGCATCCAGCAGCAgaagcagcagcaacagcagaaaGGGCGAGGAGCAGGAGGTGGAGCTGGCAGAG GTGTGTTTGGTGGCCGTGGCCGTGGAGTAGCCGGAGCAAATCGAGGACACGAGAAGAAGTTGGGAAAGTTATCGGGAGTGAAGAAATTGTGA